From Tachysurus fulvidraco isolate hzauxx_2018 chromosome 10, HZAU_PFXX_2.0, whole genome shotgun sequence, one genomic window encodes:
- the cd74a gene encoding CD74 molecule, major histocompatibility complex, class II invariant chain a isoform X5, with protein sequence MENHQNEALLERASSSETVTEPRRNSNSKALKVTGLTLLACLLLAGQAFTAYYVVGQKDHLQALEKGQDALKKEMTRMLTVAPKMMHTPMNNMPLMVAIDEDSPKQRIPLTKLRSSSFTIQKEGSGLVEGPRAFAKGIMMPKNHMPLLSEISMDKLEEEEKSTEFPAAVVETKCKLQAGEIKPGFYKPQCDEEGNFKPKQCWSSTGYCWCVDVNGKEIPGTLSRSPINCNDVGTTTEV encoded by the exons ATGGAAAACCATCAGAATGAAGCTCTGCTGGAGAGAGCCTCCAGCTCCGAGACTGTGACTGAGCCGAGGAG GAACAGCAACAGTAAAGCCCTGAAGGTGACCGGTTTGACCTTGTTGGCATGTCTTCTGCTGGCTGGTCAGGCTTTCACAGCCTACTACGTTGTGGGACAGAAGGATCATCTCCAGGCTCTGGAGAAGGGTCAGGATGCCCTGAAGAAGGAGATGACTCGCATGCTAACAG TTGCTCCTAAAATGATGCACACCCCCATGAACAATATGCCATTGATGGTGGCCATTGATGAGGACAGCCCCAAACAACGCATACCACTCACG AAACTCCGGTCATCCAGCTTCACAATTCAGAAGGAGGGAAGTGGCCTTGTCGAGG GTCCCAGAGCATTTGCTAAGGGGATCATGATGCCCAAGAACCACATGCCTCTGTTGTCTGAAATCAGCATGGACAAGCTTGAGGAAGAGGAAAAGTCCACTGAGTTTCCTG CTGCCGTGGTGGAGACTAAGTGTAAGCTTCAGGCTGGGGAGATCAAACCAGGCTTCTATAAGCCTCAGTGCGATGAGGAGGGCAACTTCAAGCCCAAGCAGTGCTGGTCCAGCACTGGCTATTGCTGGTGTGTGGATGTTAACGGCAAGGAGATCCCCGGCACTCTGAGCCGCAGCCCCATAAATTGCAATG
- the cd74a gene encoding CD74 molecule, major histocompatibility complex, class II invariant chain a isoform X7 gives MENHQNEALLERASSSETVTEPRRNSNSKALKVTGLTLLACLLLAGQAFTAYYVVGQKDHLQALEKGQDALKKEMTRMLTVAPKMMHTPMNNMPLMVAIDEDSPKQRIPLTKLRSSSFTIQKEGSGLVEGPRAFAKGIMMPKNHMPLLSEISMDKLEEEEKSTEFPAAVVETKCKLQAGEIKPGFYKPQCDEEGNFKPKQCWSSTGYCWCVDVNGKEIPGTLSRSPINCNGTTTEV, from the exons ATGGAAAACCATCAGAATGAAGCTCTGCTGGAGAGAGCCTCCAGCTCCGAGACTGTGACTGAGCCGAGGAG GAACAGCAACAGTAAAGCCCTGAAGGTGACCGGTTTGACCTTGTTGGCATGTCTTCTGCTGGCTGGTCAGGCTTTCACAGCCTACTACGTTGTGGGACAGAAGGATCATCTCCAGGCTCTGGAGAAGGGTCAGGATGCCCTGAAGAAGGAGATGACTCGCATGCTAACAG TTGCTCCTAAAATGATGCACACCCCCATGAACAATATGCCATTGATGGTGGCCATTGATGAGGACAGCCCCAAACAACGCATACCACTCACG AAACTCCGGTCATCCAGCTTCACAATTCAGAAGGAGGGAAGTGGCCTTGTCGAGG GTCCCAGAGCATTTGCTAAGGGGATCATGATGCCCAAGAACCACATGCCTCTGTTGTCTGAAATCAGCATGGACAAGCTTGAGGAAGAGGAAAAGTCCACTGAGTTTCCTG CTGCCGTGGTGGAGACTAAGTGTAAGCTTCAGGCTGGGGAGATCAAACCAGGCTTCTATAAGCCTCAGTGCGATGAGGAGGGCAACTTCAAGCCCAAGCAGTGCTGGTCCAGCACTGGCTATTGCTGGTGTGTGGATGTTAACGGCAAGGAGATCCCCGGCACTCTGAGCCGCAGCCCCATAAATTGCAATG
- the cd74a gene encoding CD74 molecule, major histocompatibility complex, class II invariant chain a isoform X1 has protein sequence MENHQNEALLERASSSETVTEPRSRNSNSKALKVTGLTLLACLLLAGQAFTAYYVVGQKDHLQALEKGQDALKKEMTRMLTVAPKMMHTPMNNMPLMVAIDEDSPKQRIPLTKLRSSSFTIQKEGSGLVEEGPRAFAKGIMMPKNHMPLLSEISMDKLEEEEKSTEFPAAVVETKCKLQAGEIKPGFYKPQCDEEGNFKPKQCWSSTGYCWCVDVNGKEIPGTLSRSPINCNDVGTTTEV, from the exons ATGGAAAACCATCAGAATGAAGCTCTGCTGGAGAGAGCCTCCAGCTCCGAGACTGTGACTGAGCCGAGGAG cAGGAACAGCAACAGTAAAGCCCTGAAGGTGACCGGTTTGACCTTGTTGGCATGTCTTCTGCTGGCTGGTCAGGCTTTCACAGCCTACTACGTTGTGGGACAGAAGGATCATCTCCAGGCTCTGGAGAAGGGTCAGGATGCCCTGAAGAAGGAGATGACTCGCATGCTAACAG TTGCTCCTAAAATGATGCACACCCCCATGAACAATATGCCATTGATGGTGGCCATTGATGAGGACAGCCCCAAACAACGCATACCACTCACG AAACTCCGGTCATCCAGCTTCACAATTCAGAAGGAGGGAAGTGGCCTTGTCGAGG aAGGTCCCAGAGCATTTGCTAAGGGGATCATGATGCCCAAGAACCACATGCCTCTGTTGTCTGAAATCAGCATGGACAAGCTTGAGGAAGAGGAAAAGTCCACTGAGTTTCCTG CTGCCGTGGTGGAGACTAAGTGTAAGCTTCAGGCTGGGGAGATCAAACCAGGCTTCTATAAGCCTCAGTGCGATGAGGAGGGCAACTTCAAGCCCAAGCAGTGCTGGTCCAGCACTGGCTATTGCTGGTGTGTGGATGTTAACGGCAAGGAGATCCCCGGCACTCTGAGCCGCAGCCCCATAAATTGCAATG
- the cd74a gene encoding CD74 molecule, major histocompatibility complex, class II invariant chain a isoform X3, whose product MENHQNEALLERASSSETVTEPRRNSNSKALKVTGLTLLACLLLAGQAFTAYYVVGQKDHLQALEKGQDALKKEMTRMLTVAPKMMHTPMNNMPLMVAIDEDSPKQRIPLTKLRSSSFTIQKEGSGLVEEGPRAFAKGIMMPKNHMPLLSEISMDKLEEEEKSTEFPAAVVETKCKLQAGEIKPGFYKPQCDEEGNFKPKQCWSSTGYCWCVDVNGKEIPGTLSRSPINCNDVGTTTEV is encoded by the exons ATGGAAAACCATCAGAATGAAGCTCTGCTGGAGAGAGCCTCCAGCTCCGAGACTGTGACTGAGCCGAGGAG GAACAGCAACAGTAAAGCCCTGAAGGTGACCGGTTTGACCTTGTTGGCATGTCTTCTGCTGGCTGGTCAGGCTTTCACAGCCTACTACGTTGTGGGACAGAAGGATCATCTCCAGGCTCTGGAGAAGGGTCAGGATGCCCTGAAGAAGGAGATGACTCGCATGCTAACAG TTGCTCCTAAAATGATGCACACCCCCATGAACAATATGCCATTGATGGTGGCCATTGATGAGGACAGCCCCAAACAACGCATACCACTCACG AAACTCCGGTCATCCAGCTTCACAATTCAGAAGGAGGGAAGTGGCCTTGTCGAGG aAGGTCCCAGAGCATTTGCTAAGGGGATCATGATGCCCAAGAACCACATGCCTCTGTTGTCTGAAATCAGCATGGACAAGCTTGAGGAAGAGGAAAAGTCCACTGAGTTTCCTG CTGCCGTGGTGGAGACTAAGTGTAAGCTTCAGGCTGGGGAGATCAAACCAGGCTTCTATAAGCCTCAGTGCGATGAGGAGGGCAACTTCAAGCCCAAGCAGTGCTGGTCCAGCACTGGCTATTGCTGGTGTGTGGATGTTAACGGCAAGGAGATCCCCGGCACTCTGAGCCGCAGCCCCATAAATTGCAATG
- the cd74a gene encoding CD74 molecule, major histocompatibility complex, class II invariant chain a isoform X4 has protein sequence MENHQNEALLERASSSETVTEPRSRNSNSKALKVTGLTLLACLLLAGQAFTAYYVVGQKDHLQALEKGQDALKKEMTRMLTVAPKMMHTPMNNMPLMVAIDEDSPKQRIPLTKLRSSSFTIQKEGSGLVEEGPRAFAKGIMMPKNHMPLLSEISMDKLEEEEKSTEFPAAVVETKCKLQAGEIKPGFYKPQCDEEGNFKPKQCWSSTGYCWCVDVNGKEIPGTLSRSPINCNGTTTEV, from the exons ATGGAAAACCATCAGAATGAAGCTCTGCTGGAGAGAGCCTCCAGCTCCGAGACTGTGACTGAGCCGAGGAG cAGGAACAGCAACAGTAAAGCCCTGAAGGTGACCGGTTTGACCTTGTTGGCATGTCTTCTGCTGGCTGGTCAGGCTTTCACAGCCTACTACGTTGTGGGACAGAAGGATCATCTCCAGGCTCTGGAGAAGGGTCAGGATGCCCTGAAGAAGGAGATGACTCGCATGCTAACAG TTGCTCCTAAAATGATGCACACCCCCATGAACAATATGCCATTGATGGTGGCCATTGATGAGGACAGCCCCAAACAACGCATACCACTCACG AAACTCCGGTCATCCAGCTTCACAATTCAGAAGGAGGGAAGTGGCCTTGTCGAGG aAGGTCCCAGAGCATTTGCTAAGGGGATCATGATGCCCAAGAACCACATGCCTCTGTTGTCTGAAATCAGCATGGACAAGCTTGAGGAAGAGGAAAAGTCCACTGAGTTTCCTG CTGCCGTGGTGGAGACTAAGTGTAAGCTTCAGGCTGGGGAGATCAAACCAGGCTTCTATAAGCCTCAGTGCGATGAGGAGGGCAACTTCAAGCCCAAGCAGTGCTGGTCCAGCACTGGCTATTGCTGGTGTGTGGATGTTAACGGCAAGGAGATCCCCGGCACTCTGAGCCGCAGCCCCATAAATTGCAATG
- the cd74a gene encoding CD74 molecule, major histocompatibility complex, class II invariant chain a isoform X2, with the protein MENHQNEALLERASSSETVTEPRSRNSNSKALKVTGLTLLACLLLAGQAFTAYYVVGQKDHLQALEKGQDALKKEMTRMLTVAPKMMHTPMNNMPLMVAIDEDSPKQRIPLTKLRSSSFTIQKEGSGLVEGPRAFAKGIMMPKNHMPLLSEISMDKLEEEEKSTEFPAAVVETKCKLQAGEIKPGFYKPQCDEEGNFKPKQCWSSTGYCWCVDVNGKEIPGTLSRSPINCNDVGTTTEV; encoded by the exons ATGGAAAACCATCAGAATGAAGCTCTGCTGGAGAGAGCCTCCAGCTCCGAGACTGTGACTGAGCCGAGGAG cAGGAACAGCAACAGTAAAGCCCTGAAGGTGACCGGTTTGACCTTGTTGGCATGTCTTCTGCTGGCTGGTCAGGCTTTCACAGCCTACTACGTTGTGGGACAGAAGGATCATCTCCAGGCTCTGGAGAAGGGTCAGGATGCCCTGAAGAAGGAGATGACTCGCATGCTAACAG TTGCTCCTAAAATGATGCACACCCCCATGAACAATATGCCATTGATGGTGGCCATTGATGAGGACAGCCCCAAACAACGCATACCACTCACG AAACTCCGGTCATCCAGCTTCACAATTCAGAAGGAGGGAAGTGGCCTTGTCGAGG GTCCCAGAGCATTTGCTAAGGGGATCATGATGCCCAAGAACCACATGCCTCTGTTGTCTGAAATCAGCATGGACAAGCTTGAGGAAGAGGAAAAGTCCACTGAGTTTCCTG CTGCCGTGGTGGAGACTAAGTGTAAGCTTCAGGCTGGGGAGATCAAACCAGGCTTCTATAAGCCTCAGTGCGATGAGGAGGGCAACTTCAAGCCCAAGCAGTGCTGGTCCAGCACTGGCTATTGCTGGTGTGTGGATGTTAACGGCAAGGAGATCCCCGGCACTCTGAGCCGCAGCCCCATAAATTGCAATG
- the cd74a gene encoding CD74 molecule, major histocompatibility complex, class II invariant chain a isoform X6 encodes MENHQNEALLERASSSETVTEPRSRNSNSKALKVTGLTLLACLLLAGQAFTAYYVVGQKDHLQALEKGQDALKKEMTRMLTVAPKMMHTPMNNMPLMVAIDEDSPKQRIPLTKLRSSSFTIQKEGSGLVEGPRAFAKGIMMPKNHMPLLSEISMDKLEEEEKSTEFPAAVVETKCKLQAGEIKPGFYKPQCDEEGNFKPKQCWSSTGYCWCVDVNGKEIPGTLSRSPINCNGTTTEV; translated from the exons ATGGAAAACCATCAGAATGAAGCTCTGCTGGAGAGAGCCTCCAGCTCCGAGACTGTGACTGAGCCGAGGAG cAGGAACAGCAACAGTAAAGCCCTGAAGGTGACCGGTTTGACCTTGTTGGCATGTCTTCTGCTGGCTGGTCAGGCTTTCACAGCCTACTACGTTGTGGGACAGAAGGATCATCTCCAGGCTCTGGAGAAGGGTCAGGATGCCCTGAAGAAGGAGATGACTCGCATGCTAACAG TTGCTCCTAAAATGATGCACACCCCCATGAACAATATGCCATTGATGGTGGCCATTGATGAGGACAGCCCCAAACAACGCATACCACTCACG AAACTCCGGTCATCCAGCTTCACAATTCAGAAGGAGGGAAGTGGCCTTGTCGAGG GTCCCAGAGCATTTGCTAAGGGGATCATGATGCCCAAGAACCACATGCCTCTGTTGTCTGAAATCAGCATGGACAAGCTTGAGGAAGAGGAAAAGTCCACTGAGTTTCCTG CTGCCGTGGTGGAGACTAAGTGTAAGCTTCAGGCTGGGGAGATCAAACCAGGCTTCTATAAGCCTCAGTGCGATGAGGAGGGCAACTTCAAGCCCAAGCAGTGCTGGTCCAGCACTGGCTATTGCTGGTGTGTGGATGTTAACGGCAAGGAGATCCCCGGCACTCTGAGCCGCAGCCCCATAAATTGCAATG